A genome region from Bacteroidales bacterium includes the following:
- the atpC gene encoding ATP synthase F1 subunit epsilon, with product MKIEIITPEKTIFSGEGKLVQLPGVCGLFAILHNHAPLIAMLEAGKVRIKDASDVVSYYEITGGVVEVMDNNVLVLVG from the coding sequence ATGAAAATTGAAATCATAACACCCGAAAAAACAATATTCTCCGGAGAAGGCAAGCTGGTGCAGTTGCCGGGAGTCTGTGGTTTGTTCGCGATTTTGCACAACCACGCTCCACTCATCGCAATGCTGGAGGCTGGAAAAGTTAGAATAAAAGATGCTTCCGATGTTGTTTCTTATTACGAAATTACCGGTGGCGTAGTGGAAGTGATGGATAATAATGTGCTGGTGTTGGTAGGGTAA
- a CDS encoding AI-2E family transporter: MNRVLRILGGILIGVLALYLIWRFANIITYLAIAILLSLIGRPLVKRFNAMRIGRFHIPNALSALLALLVIILVVLSFVGIFVPLIASQARLVNDIDFDLIGSSMQKPIADVEIFLRQYNILTREETIRQLFAQQIDSILNFASFSKTLASVVGVTGSMFLAVFAILFLTYFFMKDSYLIDELVDTLTPINYQNEVQSVLTQSKRLLSRYFIGLMIELTTMITLLSLGLTLFGIENALLIGFFGGLMNVIPYLGPIIGAALGIILTIFTALSTGMISDLFSSILIVLGVFAVSNLLDNVVLQPLIYSNSVKAHPVEIFLVILIAGSMAGIPGMILAVPTYTVLRVIAKEFLSQVKVVQQLTKNI, from the coding sequence ATGAACAGAGTTTTACGCATTCTCGGTGGTATTTTGATTGGCGTTTTAGCGCTTTACCTGATTTGGCGCTTTGCCAACATCATCACTTATCTGGCCATTGCCATCTTATTATCGTTGATTGGCAGGCCATTGGTGAAGCGTTTCAATGCCATGCGTATCGGACGATTTCATATTCCAAATGCCCTTAGCGCGTTGCTGGCTTTGTTGGTTATTATCCTGGTCGTACTTTCGTTTGTAGGGATTTTTGTGCCGCTGATTGCTTCACAGGCACGCCTGGTGAACGACATCGACTTTGATCTGATAGGAAGCTCCATGCAAAAACCCATCGCCGACGTGGAGATTTTTCTGCGGCAATACAACATCCTCACACGCGAGGAGACCATCCGCCAGCTTTTTGCGCAGCAGATTGACTCTATTCTTAATTTCGCTTCTTTTTCTAAAACACTCGCTTCCGTTGTCGGCGTCACCGGATCAATGTTTCTCGCTGTATTTGCAATTCTTTTTCTCACTTATTTCTTTATGAAAGATTCCTACCTAATTGACGAATTGGTAGATACTCTCACGCCTATCAATTATCAAAACGAAGTGCAGAGCGTGCTCACACAGTCGAAGCGATTGTTGAGCCGTTATTTTATTGGTTTGATGATAGAACTCACCACCATGATCACTTTGCTAAGCCTTGGACTCACCTTGTTTGGAATAGAAAACGCCTTGCTGATAGGGTTTTTTGGCGGGCTGATGAATGTGATTCCCTATCTGGGACCTATCATCGGAGCTGCGCTAGGCATAATACTTACAATATTTACAGCCCTAAGCACGGGGATGATAAGCGATCTTTTCTCGTCGATATTGATCGTTCTTGGGGTATTTGCTGTGAGCAATCTCCTCGACAATGTGGTGCTTCAGCCGCTCATTTATTCCAACAGTGTAAAGGCTCATCCGGTCGAAATTTTTCTGGTCATCCTCATTGCAGGAAGCATGGCCGGCATTCCCGGAATGATACTGGCCGTTCCTACCTACACGGTTTTGCGCGTGATTGCTAAAGAATTTTTAAGCCAGGTAAAAGTGGTGCAACAGCTCACCAAAAACATTTAA
- the atpB gene encoding F0F1 ATP synthase subunit A has translation MNKRFHIKSGFRRKLLIFGGLLLFAVFQVMSLGGQTENPQVDVHQKNLQDSAPKEPFKAGDFIIDHIIDAHEWHILTLGNFDLTLPLPIILWHKGALHVFMSGRFNHGHSQYKGFAIPREGDNKGKIVEMITSRNQDDGLITTVENEELPLDFSITKNVLAIFISGILLTWLFVSIARTYRRRSGKAPKGIQSILEPLILFVRDDIAKASIGEKKYDRFMPFLLTLFFFIFFNNLLGLVPIFPGGANVTGNIAVTGVLALFTFFVTNLGAERSYWVHIFNTPSVPWWLKIPIPLMPVVELLGVFTKPLVLMVRLFANMTAGHIIVMGFFSLIFIFGEMGAAAGYSISVVSVMFSIFMNMLELLVAFIQAYVFTLLSAIYFGMAVDDGH, from the coding sequence ATGAATAAACGTTTCCATATAAAATCAGGCTTCCGGCGCAAACTGTTGATCTTTGGCGGTTTGTTGCTGTTTGCAGTTTTTCAGGTGATGTCGCTGGGCGGACAAACAGAGAATCCACAGGTTGATGTACACCAGAAAAACCTGCAGGATTCGGCTCCTAAAGAGCCTTTCAAAGCCGGCGATTTTATTATAGATCACATCATCGATGCCCACGAGTGGCACATCCTGACTCTGGGTAATTTTGATCTTACCCTGCCATTGCCCATCATTTTGTGGCACAAGGGTGCGTTGCATGTTTTTATGTCGGGCCGCTTCAACCACGGACATTCGCAATACAAAGGTTTCGCTATTCCCCGGGAAGGGGATAACAAAGGCAAAATTGTAGAGATGATTACTTCGCGTAATCAGGACGATGGACTCATCACCACCGTTGAAAACGAGGAGCTGCCACTTGATTTCTCCATTACCAAAAATGTCCTTGCCATTTTCATCAGCGGCATATTATTGACCTGGCTTTTCGTTTCGATAGCACGTACCTACCGCCGTCGAAGCGGTAAGGCTCCCAAAGGAATACAGTCGATACTGGAGCCACTCATCCTTTTTGTTCGCGACGACATCGCGAAAGCATCTATTGGCGAAAAAAAATATGACCGTTTCATGCCGTTTTTGCTGACCTTGTTCTTTTTCATTTTTTTTAACAACCTGCTGGGTCTGGTGCCCATTTTTCCGGGTGGCGCCAATGTAACCGGAAATATTGCTGTGACAGGGGTGCTTGCTTTATTTACCTTTTTCGTCACTAATTTGGGCGCTGAACGCAGTTATTGGGTGCATATTTTTAACACGCCCAGCGTGCCATGGTGGCTCAAGATACCCATACCGCTTATGCCCGTCGTGGAACTTCTCGGTGTGTTCACCAAGCCTTTGGTACTGATGGTGCGACTTTTTGCCAATATGACTGCCGGCCACATCATCGTGATGGGCTTTTTCAGTCTGATATTTATTTTTGGTGAGATGGGTGCTGCCGCAGGCTACAGTATCTCGGTGGTTTCGGTAATGTTCTCAATATTTATGAATATGCTTGAGTTGTTGGTAGCCTTTATCCAGGCGTATGTATTCACGCTCCTCTCGGCAATATATTTTGGTATGGCTGTCGACGACGGACATTGA
- a CDS encoding DUF5686 family protein, with product MAFRRKILLFAFCLFVMAFGYSQSHTISGRVFDSQSGQTLAFVNIVANNSRAGTSTDIDGRFTLTASQEIEFLRLSYVGYAPATFYPQGKAKVEIMMEPLPVTLDIVEIVAGENPANRIIRNVIANRDANDPEKLASFSYTSYDKMVFTVDTLEMPAPDSIAKDSSAFRLRHFLKDKDFFMMETVSERKFMAPDKSYEKVIASRISGMRDPVLLFLSSQLQSSTFYQDFIRIGDKNYINPISLGSLRKYYFQLMDTTYTAAGDTVFMIYYRPRKDTNFDGLSGVLSINTHGWAIQSVQAEPARNESGMTIRIQHLYTLIDGKHWFPSQLNTDIIFKNVIVNNVAPIGRGKSYIRDVVLEPELVRRQFNHIAIDYDPRAGSRSEEFWQQFRTDSLSQREQRTYIFMDSVGKEIDLDAKAATLKALFNNRLPIGVVDIDLSKIIKYNDYQGLYLGLGLITNAKLSQTFDAEAFWGYGFGNKRSQYGGRLGVVIDKYRDLRFDAMYYDFVTETGATEPNDDDRQNLLNPANFRYFLIRRMNPTQRIRAAVGFRALRYASVNLAINRDVKQTTGEYSFLPEGNAGDAQREFTFTELQASVRYAYKEKFMQMPDSKISLGTRYPIINLTYARGLNDVLEGDYFYNKVDLKIAKKFYFRYVGESSLTLMAGAIDRPLPESNLYNGRGSFRTFTLYAPQSFATQHMNEFLNDRYLFLFYTHNFGKLLWRTNKFNPEFAIATNAGVGSLQHPEYHQGIVAQPMDNLYLESGLLINNMLNVVGIYSLGIGVFYRYGYYELPDTFDNLAFKLSMVFSF from the coding sequence TTGGCTTTCCGACGTAAAATATTGCTTTTTGCTTTTTGCCTGTTCGTGATGGCTTTTGGCTACAGCCAATCCCACACCATCAGCGGGCGGGTGTTCGATAGCCAGAGTGGCCAAACGCTGGCATTTGTAAATATTGTGGCCAACAACAGCCGTGCGGGCACCTCCACCGACATCGACGGGCGCTTCACGCTCACCGCCAGCCAAGAGATTGAGTTTTTGCGACTTTCGTATGTTGGCTATGCACCGGCAACTTTTTATCCGCAAGGCAAGGCAAAGGTGGAAATAATGATGGAGCCGCTGCCCGTGACGCTTGACATCGTGGAGATCGTGGCTGGCGAAAATCCGGCAAACCGTATCATCCGAAACGTAATTGCTAACCGCGACGCCAACGATCCTGAAAAGCTCGCTTCGTTTTCATATACTTCCTACGACAAGATGGTGTTTACGGTTGACACGCTCGAAATGCCGGCGCCTGACAGCATAGCAAAAGATTCGTCTGCTTTCCGTTTGCGGCATTTCCTGAAAGACAAAGATTTTTTTATGATGGAAACGGTGTCGGAGCGCAAGTTTATGGCACCCGACAAAAGTTACGAAAAGGTGATCGCCTCACGTATCTCCGGCATGCGCGATCCGGTGCTGCTGTTTCTTAGCTCGCAGTTGCAGTCGTCAACTTTTTATCAGGATTTTATTAGAATTGGCGACAAGAATTACATCAACCCTATTTCTTTGGGCAGCTTGCGCAAATATTATTTCCAGCTCATGGACACCACCTACACCGCCGCCGGCGACACGGTATTTATGATTTATTACCGTCCGCGGAAAGATACCAACTTCGACGGCCTGAGCGGCGTGCTCTCCATCAACACGCACGGCTGGGCCATACAAAGTGTGCAGGCCGAGCCAGCGCGAAACGAAAGCGGAATGACCATCCGCATCCAGCATCTCTACACCCTCATCGACGGCAAACATTGGTTTCCATCCCAACTGAATACCGATATTATTTTTAAAAATGTAATAGTTAATAATGTGGCGCCTATTGGACGTGGCAAAAGCTACATCCGCGATGTGGTGCTGGAACCGGAACTGGTGCGGCGACAGTTTAATCATATCGCCATCGATTACGACCCGCGCGCCGGAAGCCGCAGCGAAGAGTTCTGGCAGCAATTTCGTACCGACAGCCTCTCGCAACGCGAGCAACGCACCTACATTTTTATGGATAGCGTGGGAAAAGAGATAGATCTCGACGCCAAAGCTGCCACTCTGAAAGCGTTGTTTAACAACCGTCTGCCAATTGGAGTTGTGGATATTGACCTGAGCAAGATTATCAAATACAACGATTACCAGGGATTGTACCTGGGACTGGGGCTGATCACCAACGCAAAACTGTCGCAGACTTTCGATGCCGAAGCTTTCTGGGGCTATGGCTTTGGCAACAAGCGTTCTCAATATGGCGGACGCCTCGGCGTAGTCATCGACAAATACCGCGACTTACGGTTTGATGCAATGTATTACGACTTTGTAACCGAAACCGGCGCCACCGAGCCCAACGACGACGACCGACAGAACCTGCTCAACCCGGCCAACTTCCGCTACTTTCTGATACGCCGCATGAATCCTACCCAACGCATCAGAGCAGCAGTGGGCTTCAGGGCGCTGCGCTATGCGTCCGTTAATCTTGCGATAAACAGAGATGTAAAACAGACCACGGGAGAGTACAGCTTTTTGCCGGAAGGCAATGCCGGCGATGCACAGCGTGAGTTTACCTTTACGGAATTACAAGCTTCGGTGCGGTATGCCTACAAAGAAAAGTTTATGCAGATGCCCGATAGTAAGATTTCGCTGGGCACACGCTATCCAATCATAAATCTAACCTACGCCCGCGGGCTGAACGATGTGCTGGAAGGCGATTATTTTTATAATAAAGTGGATTTAAAAATTGCGAAGAAGTTTTATTTCCGATATGTGGGCGAGTCGTCGCTTACGCTAATGGCCGGAGCCATCGACCGCCCGCTGCCCGAAAGCAACCTCTACAACGGACGCGGTTCCTTTCGCACATTCACACTCTATGCGCCGCAATCTTTTGCCACACAGCACATGAATGAATTTCTGAACGACCGCTATCTTTTCCTGTTTTATACGCACAACTTTGGCAAACTACTTTGGCGCACCAACAAGTTCAATCCCGAATTTGCCATAGCTACAAATGCGGGTGTGGGAAGCTTGCAACATCCCGAATATCATCAGGGAATAGTAGCACAACCGATGGATAATCTCTATCTGGAATCGGGTTTGCTGATTAACAACATGCTCAATGTGGTGGGCATTTACTCGCTTGGCATTGGCGTTTTTTATCGCTACGGCTATTATGAACTACCCGATACCTTTGATAACCTCGCTTTTAAATTATCGATGGTATTTTCATTTTGA
- a CDS encoding AI-2E family transporter gives MSGRSSFIVRSTYLLVFIIAFAFIVIIAKDFLVTLVFGLLISSLIFPICHWVCKLGVPKGLSIFITIILMIAVMTGLSIFFGSEISKLVGDFPTLKEKALANINEVSQFIEDNFGLKMSRQKEIIDDQVSQLFTSGSDLLNNVFQATTGTLFKLFIMPVYVFFLLYYRERFNEFVRRIVPAKEKGRADKILKEISFVSQRYLGGAFVVVIILSVINSLGLWIIGLKYAILFGVISAFFNIIPYFGTWIGAFFPLMFALLTGDSANLALWVLALFVLIQFTENNILTPNITGGYVKLNPFITILSLVAGSMVWGVAGMLLAIPLIASLKIIFENYESTKPIAFLLAQPEGGSLQKRIDTIKKFLGFKNTDQNLEVTIDKKRNHK, from the coding sequence ATGTCAGGCAGATCTTCTTTCATCGTCAGGAGTACCTATCTCCTCGTTTTTATCATCGCCTTTGCATTCATTGTCATCATTGCCAAAGACTTCCTGGTGACGCTGGTTTTCGGGCTGTTGATCAGCTCATTGATTTTTCCGATCTGCCACTGGGTTTGTAAGCTGGGCGTGCCCAAAGGGCTTTCCATCTTTATCACCATCATTTTAATGATTGCGGTCATGACGGGGTTATCCATATTTTTTGGTTCTGAAATTTCAAAGCTTGTAGGTGATTTTCCCACTTTGAAGGAAAAAGCACTCGCCAACATCAACGAAGTTTCTCAATTTATAGAAGATAACTTTGGTTTAAAAATGTCCCGTCAGAAGGAAATTATCGACGATCAGGTTAGTCAGCTCTTCACTTCAGGTAGTGATTTGCTTAACAATGTGTTCCAGGCTACCACCGGAACACTTTTCAAACTGTTTATCATGCCGGTGTATGTTTTTTTTCTCCTTTACTACCGCGAGCGCTTTAATGAATTTGTGCGCCGCATTGTGCCTGCAAAAGAAAAAGGCCGTGCCGACAAAATTCTTAAGGAGATTTCCTTTGTATCGCAGCGTTACCTAGGAGGCGCTTTCGTCGTGGTGATCATCCTCTCGGTTATCAATTCGCTTGGGCTATGGATCATTGGGCTAAAATATGCAATTCTGTTTGGTGTAATCTCAGCATTTTTCAATATCATTCCGTATTTTGGTACCTGGATCGGGGCCTTCTTTCCGCTTATGTTTGCGCTGCTCACCGGCGACTCTGCCAATCTTGCCCTGTGGGTGCTGGCACTTTTTGTGCTGATACAGTTTACCGAAAACAACATACTCACGCCCAACATTACGGGCGGCTATGTAAAATTAAATCCATTTATCACCATCCTCAGCCTCGTCGCAGGTAGCATGGTGTGGGGCGTGGCAGGTATGTTGCTGGCCATCCCTTTAATTGCAAGTCTTAAAATTATCTTCGAGAACTACGAATCAACCAAACCCATTGCTTTTCTGCTGGCTCAGCCCGAAGGTGGCTCATTGCAAAAACGTATCGACACCATCAAGAAGTTTTTGGGTTTTAAAAATACGGATCAAAACTTAGAAGTAACAATTGACAAAAAGAGAAATCATAAATAA
- a CDS encoding THUMP domain-containing protein, which yields MNNKNDFSLIIKTHAGLEQLLADEVTAAGGREVQLLVRAVRCQADTATMYRINYTCRTALRVLRLITEFQANDENELYREIYKLDWPDIFPVEGTFAVNANVSRSEMTHAQYVALKVKDAVVDKFREVKGSRPNVDTDDPDMRIHIHISGSQGTVLLDSSGDSLHKRGYRRGQGLAPINEVLAAGMVLLSGWDAATDLLDPMCGTGTILSEAAMIAQKMPSGYFRKKFGFMSWPDYQPELWAQIVEVENARIQPAQCRLFGADVNQRVLAQADEVFKNTGFDKIIVLKQVAFEDSSPPSDKPGMIITNPPYGERIQKSDLNDFYRMIGDVLKKNFAGYTAWLITSDFGALKSVGLRTSRKIILFNGPLECRYVQYQMYRGSRKVVRDDQEVGSN from the coding sequence TTGAATAATAAAAACGATTTTTCTCTGATAATAAAAACGCATGCCGGACTGGAGCAGCTTCTGGCCGACGAAGTAACGGCAGCCGGTGGCCGTGAAGTGCAGTTGCTGGTGCGGGCAGTACGCTGCCAGGCCGACACCGCCACGATGTATCGTATCAATTACACGTGTCGCACAGCGTTGCGTGTGCTTCGGCTCATTACAGAATTTCAGGCAAATGATGAAAATGAGCTTTATCGTGAGATTTACAAACTCGACTGGCCCGATATTTTTCCTGTGGAGGGCACTTTTGCGGTAAACGCCAATGTGAGCCGCAGCGAAATGACCCATGCGCAATATGTGGCGCTCAAGGTAAAAGATGCCGTGGTGGATAAGTTCCGCGAAGTGAAGGGCAGTCGTCCCAATGTAGATACCGACGATCCCGACATGCGCATTCATATTCACATTAGTGGTAGCCAGGGAACAGTGCTGCTCGATAGCTCCGGCGACTCGCTGCACAAGCGCGGCTATCGGCGCGGGCAGGGTTTGGCGCCCATCAACGAGGTGCTGGCCGCCGGCATGGTGCTGCTCTCGGGCTGGGACGCTGCCACCGATCTGCTCGACCCGATGTGCGGCACCGGCACTATACTTAGCGAGGCAGCTATGATTGCGCAAAAAATGCCTTCAGGATATTTTAGAAAGAAATTCGGTTTTATGTCGTGGCCCGATTATCAGCCCGAACTTTGGGCGCAGATTGTTGAAGTCGAAAATGCCCGCATACAACCCGCCCAGTGCCGCCTCTTTGGTGCCGACGTCAATCAGCGTGTGCTGGCGCAGGCCGACGAAGTGTTTAAAAACACCGGCTTCGACAAAATAATTGTTCTCAAGCAGGTTGCTTTCGAAGACAGCTCACCACCGTCCGACAAACCCGGCATGATTATCACCAATCCGCCTTACGGCGAACGCATCCAAAAATCCGATCTCAACGACTTTTATCGCATGATTGGTGACGTGCTCAAAAAAAACTTTGCAGGATATACTGCCTGGCTCATCACCAGCGACTTTGGGGCTTTGAAATCAGTCGGGCTGCGAACCTCACGTAAAATCATCCTCTTCAACGGGCCACTCGAATGCCGCTACGTGCAATACCAGATGTACCGCGGGAGCAGGAAAGTAGTGAGAGATGACCAGGAAGTAGGTAGTAATTAG
- a CDS encoding nucleotide pyrophosphohydrolase, with translation MTLQQAQQTVDAWITTTGVRYFSELTNMAILTEEVGEVARIMARRYGDQSEKPTDTQHDLADELADVLWVVICLANQTGIDLTEAFAKNLEKKNLRDADRHRNNPKLKG, from the coding sequence ATGACACTCCAACAAGCACAGCAAACCGTGGATGCGTGGATCACCACCACGGGCGTTCGCTATTTCAGCGAACTGACCAACATGGCCATCCTCACCGAAGAGGTGGGCGAGGTGGCGCGCATCATGGCGCGTCGCTATGGCGACCAATCCGAAAAACCAACCGACACGCAGCACGACCTTGCCGATGAGCTGGCCGACGTGCTTTGGGTGGTAATTTGTCTGGCCAACCAAACCGGCATCGACCTCACCGAAGCTTTCGCAAAAAACCTTGAGAAGAAAAACCTCCGCGATGCGGATAGGCACCGGAATAATCCAAAGCTGAAAGGATAG
- the atpD gene encoding F0F1 ATP synthase subunit beta has product MSIKSEGMISQVIGPVIDVSFEQGQTLPNIFDALEVVRPDGQVVVLESQQDIGENTVRSIAMDSTDGLRRGMKVTNTGIPISMPVGEDIKGRLFNVIGNPIDGLRPIKEEDRYSIHRDPPLFENLTTQKEVLYTGIKVIDLIEPYAKGGKVGLFGGAGVGKTVIIMELINNIAKSYAGLSVFGGVGERTREGNDLLREMIESDVIRYGDAFKEDMAKGGWDLSKVDYEELAKSQATLVFGQMNEPPGARLRVALSGLTMAEYFRDGDQKTGGRDILFFIDNIFRFTQAGSEVSALLGRMPSAVGYQPTLATEMGFLQERITSTKRGSITSVQAIYVPADDLTDPAPATAFAHLDATTVLSRKISELGIYPAVDPLDSTSRILTAEVVGEEHYNTTQRVKNLLQRNKDLQDIIAILGMDELSEEDKMVVHRARRVQRFLSQPFHVAEQFTGIPGTVVPIEDTIKGFNMIMNGEVDQYPEASFNMVGTIEEAIAKGNKLLAEDQE; this is encoded by the coding sequence ATGAGTATAAAAAGCGAAGGTATGATATCGCAGGTTATCGGACCTGTTATCGACGTTTCATTCGAGCAGGGGCAGACGTTGCCCAATATTTTCGATGCGCTCGAAGTCGTTCGGCCCGATGGCCAGGTGGTAGTTCTCGAGTCGCAACAAGACATTGGCGAAAATACCGTTCGCAGCATCGCCATGGATTCTACCGATGGCTTGCGCCGTGGGATGAAAGTGACGAATACAGGAATTCCCATTTCTATGCCTGTGGGCGAAGATATCAAAGGCCGTCTTTTTAATGTAATTGGCAATCCCATCGACGGGCTGCGGCCGATAAAAGAAGAAGATCGTTATTCGATCCATCGCGACCCTCCCTTATTCGAAAACCTTACCACCCAAAAAGAGGTGCTCTATACTGGCATCAAAGTTATCGATCTCATCGAACCCTACGCCAAAGGCGGCAAGGTCGGACTCTTTGGTGGCGCCGGCGTTGGCAAGACGGTAATCATCATGGAGCTTATTAACAACATTGCAAAGTCGTATGCCGGCTTATCTGTTTTTGGAGGAGTGGGCGAGCGTACGCGCGAAGGCAACGACCTGCTGCGCGAGATGATCGAATCGGACGTGATAAGATATGGCGACGCTTTTAAAGAAGATATGGCAAAGGGCGGTTGGGACTTGTCGAAAGTTGACTACGAAGAACTTGCCAAGTCTCAGGCCACGCTGGTATTCGGTCAAATGAACGAACCTCCTGGGGCCCGTTTGCGGGTCGCTTTATCGGGGCTTACCATGGCCGAATATTTCCGCGACGGTGACCAGAAAACCGGTGGGCGTGACATCCTGTTTTTTATCGATAATATTTTCCGTTTTACCCAGGCAGGCAGCGAGGTTTCAGCTTTGCTCGGGCGTATGCCCTCGGCAGTAGGCTACCAGCCCACACTGGCTACCGAGATGGGGTTTTTGCAAGAGCGCATCACCTCTACCAAGCGCGGTTCCATCACTTCGGTACAGGCTATTTACGTACCTGCCGACGACCTTACCGACCCGGCACCTGCCACGGCTTTTGCCCATCTGGATGCTACTACCGTTCTCAGCCGTAAAATTTCGGAGCTTGGCATCTATCCCGCCGTGGATCCGCTCGACAGCACTTCGCGCATCCTTACCGCCGAGGTGGTTGGCGAAGAGCATTACAACACTACGCAACGCGTAAAAAATCTTTTGCAACGCAACAAAGACCTGCAGGATATTATCGCCATCCTGGGGATGGACGAGCTTTCGGAAGAAGACAAAATGGTGGTGCATCGTGCCCGGCGGGTGCAGCGTTTCCTCTCGCAGCCTTTCCACGTAGCCGAGCAGTTTACAGGAATCCCCGGCACCGTAGTTCCTATCGAAGATACCATCAAAGGTTTTAATATGATTATGAATGGCGAGGTAGACCAATATCCTGAAGCTTCCTTCAACATGGTTGGAACGATAGAGGAAGCCATTGCCAAAGGCAACAAACTTTTGGCTGAAGATCAGGAATAA
- a CDS encoding YtxH domain-containing protein → MKNSTGSFIFGLLSGAALGAALGILYAPDKGDVTRDKLTKKANDLKEDFDDKFDDLKDYVNEALGDMKERLADVKEKVSDVKEKVQKKEV, encoded by the coding sequence ATGAAAAATTCAACAGGTAGTTTTATTTTTGGATTATTAAGCGGTGCAGCCCTGGGCGCAGCGCTCGGCATCTTGTATGCCCCCGACAAAGGCGACGTCACCAGAGACAAACTCACTAAAAAAGCCAACGATTTGAAAGAAGATTTCGACGACAAATTCGACGATTTGAAGGATTACGTCAACGAAGCTTTGGGCGATATGAAAGAGAGACTGGCCGACGTGAAGGAAAAAGTTTCGGACGTAAAAGAAAAAGTTCAGAAAAAAGAAGTCTAA
- a CDS encoding acyl-ACP thioesterase domain-containing protein, translated as MKNENEKIWQDTFYINWHETDLSGAVSPETICNFLGESAGRHADALGFGFDDALPLNQLWVVLRWYVRMIRYPQWKQTLAVQTWPRKPERYYAYRDYMLKSTEGELLGSVTSTWMVLDAITRRPQSLELVKELQIRALDKHALGENAARVEIPEHSNKSEMQSVKFSDLDQNGHVTNARYMQWALDMYTEDFHRHHLLEAWQINFLYECTFGDRMQMSIYKPEPMRHIIAAIHQESGKNIFAVELFWKKK; from the coding sequence ATGAAAAACGAAAATGAGAAGATCTGGCAAGACACTTTTTATATCAACTGGCACGAGACTGACTTGAGTGGTGCTGTGTCGCCTGAAACCATTTGTAACTTTTTGGGGGAGTCGGCCGGACGCCATGCCGACGCATTGGGTTTTGGTTTCGACGATGCGCTGCCCCTCAACCAGCTATGGGTGGTGCTGCGCTGGTATGTGCGTATGATTCGTTATCCGCAATGGAAGCAAACCCTCGCAGTGCAAACCTGGCCACGGAAGCCCGAACGCTATTATGCTTACCGCGACTACATGCTCAAAAGCACCGAGGGTGAACTTCTGGGATCCGTTACCTCAACCTGGATGGTGCTTGATGCAATCACGCGTCGTCCTCAAAGCCTGGAGCTGGTAAAAGAACTGCAAATTCGTGCACTCGACAAGCACGCTCTGGGCGAAAATGCCGCCAGGGTGGAGATACCGGAACATTCCAATAAATCAGAAATGCAAAGCGTAAAGTTCAGCGACCTCGACCAAAACGGACACGTTACCAATGCGCGCTACATGCAGTGGGCGCTCGACATGTACACCGAAGATTTCCATCGACATCATCTTCTCGAGGCCTGGCAAATTAATTTCCTCTACGAATGTACCTTCGGCGATCGCATGCAGATGAGTATTTATAAACCAGAACCCATGCGGCACATCATAGCTGCCATACACCAGGAATCCGGAAAAAATATTTTCGCTGTTGAATTGTTTTGGAAGAAGAAATAA
- a CDS encoding phage holin family protein, with product MNKQTFDAHLRKITRSIKQYLQLKTELYSLIVVERLARIYSHFIAALIFTFFIFFFTLFLSLGFVSWFTAMTGRTFLGYLIVAAFYLLMALIVHVFRRRIFFDPMVKTLTKTIFEKEDELGKEQIMEDPYEED from the coding sequence ATGAATAAGCAAACCTTCGATGCACACCTCAGGAAAATCACCCGAAGCATCAAACAATACCTTCAGCTCAAAACCGAACTTTACAGCCTGATCGTAGTGGAGCGTCTTGCCCGAATTTATTCCCATTTCATTGCGGCGCTCATATTTACATTTTTCATCTTTTTCTTCACCTTGTTTCTCTCGCTGGGTTTCGTTAGTTGGTTTACAGCAATGACAGGCAGAACATTTTTGGGATATCTCATCGTAGCTGCATTTTATTTGTTGATGGCGCTAATTGTACACGTTTTCAGACGCCGTATCTTTTTCGATCCGATGGTGAAAACGCTTACCAAAACGATCTTTGAAAAAGAGGATGAGCTTGGCAAAGAACAAATAATGGAGGATCCTTATGAAGAAGATTAA